The DNA segment AGATGGAGAAAGTATTAGTTACAGGTTCTGGCGGATATATTGGAAGACATGTAGTAAGGACATTGCTGGACATGAATTATACTGTAATTGCTGCAGATATACACAATACTGAAGTTGATGACAGAGCTACAAAAATAAACATATCAATTTTTGATGATGATCCGGATATTTATAAACACCTGGGCAGCCCGGACATATGTATTCACTTGGCATGGAGAAATGGGTTTGTACACAATGCCTGCACTCATATGGAGGATCTGTCAGCTCACTGCAGATTCTTAAGACGAATGATAGAGTCTGGTCTTAAAAATCTGGCTGTAATGGGTACGATGCATGAAGTGGGGTATTGGGAAGGTGCGATTGATGAGAACACACCATGCAATCCTTTATCTCAATATGGAGTGGCAAAAAATGCTCTTCGCCAGTCATTGATGCAATTGACAAAAACACAAGATTTTAATCTATACTGGCTGAGAGCCTATTATATACTTGGGGATGATATGAAGAACCACTCCGTCTTTACAAAGATTCTGCAAAAGGCAGAGGAAGGAGAAAAAACATTTCCGTTTAATTCTGGAAAAAATCTTTACGATTTTATCAGTGTTGATCAGCTTGCAGAATATATATCGAAAGCAGCCACACAAAAAGAAATTACAGGTATCATTAACGTTTGCACTGGAAAACCCGTTTCACTGGCAGATAAAGTAGAAGAGTTCATTAAAAGAAAAAGGTTATCAATCAAATTGAATTATGGAGCTTTTCCCGACAGATCATATGATTCACCCGGAGTGTGGGGAAATCCTGAAAAAATGAAAAAAATATTAGAAATGTTTGAGGGGAGATAACTTATGAAGGTTTTAGTTACGGGTGTTAAAGGACAGCTTGGCTACAGTGTTGTTCGGGAGTTGGAAAAGAGAAATCATCAAGCTATAGGGGTAGACATTAACGATATGGATATTACCGATGCAGATCAGACAAAAAAAGTGATAATGGATATAGCACCTGATGCAGTAATTCATTGTGCTGCATATACTGCTGTAGATGCTTCTGAAGATAATATGGCTTTGTGCAGAAATGTTAATGTTAATGGAACTGAAAATGTTGCCAGAGCCTGCCAAGAGCTAAACATCAAGATGATGTACATCAGCACAGACTATGTCTTCGGAGGTGAGGGAACACATGCATGGGAACCAGATGATGAATGTCATCCGCTCGGAGTTTACGGACAGACAAAATACGAGGGAGAACTGGCTCTTCAGAAATATGTGAAAAAGTTCTTTCTGGTTAGAACGGCCTGGGTTTTCGGCCGAAATGGCAAGAATTTTATCAAAACCATGTTGAATCTTGCTAAGA comes from the Blautia liquoris genome and includes:
- a CDS encoding NAD-dependent epimerase/dehydratase family protein, with amino-acid sequence MTAFGHHTNFKMEKVLVTGSGGYIGRHVVRTLLDMNYTVIAADIHNTEVDDRATKINISIFDDDPDIYKHLGSPDICIHLAWRNGFVHNACTHMEDLSAHCRFLRRMIESGLKNLAVMGTMHEVGYWEGAIDENTPCNPLSQYGVAKNALRQSLMQLTKTQDFNLYWLRAYYILGDDMKNHSVFTKILQKAEEGEKTFPFNSGKNLYDFISVDQLAEYISKAATQKEITGIINVCTGKPVSLADKVEEFIKRKRLSIKLNYGAFPDRSYDSPGVWGNPEKMKKILEMFEGR
- the rfbD gene encoding dTDP-4-dehydrorhamnose reductase, producing MKVLVTGVKGQLGYSVVRELEKRNHQAIGVDINDMDITDADQTKKVIMDIAPDAVIHCAAYTAVDASEDNMALCRNVNVNGTENVARACQELNIKMMYISTDYVFGGEGTHAWEPDDECHPLGVYGQTKYEGELALQKYVKKFFLVRTAWVFGRNGKNFIKTMLNLAKTHDTLTVVDDQIGSPTYTYDLARLLVDLIETEKYGTYHATNEGFCSWYDFACEIFRQASLDVKVIPVTSEEYGSKAKRPFNSRLSKDKLDEQGFKRLPPWQDALSRYLKEIND